A window of the Nibribacter ruber genome harbors these coding sequences:
- the hrpB gene encoding ATP-dependent helicase HrpB, giving the protein MPFDPFTIDLPVREIIPSVREHLAEQNTLIVNAPPGAGKSTLLPLALLDEAWLQGQKIIMLEPRRLAARTIAERLAQLLGQEVGQTVGYRIRFENRTSEKTRLEVVTEGILTRMLHSDNALNGVGLVIFDEFHERSIHADVAMALAREAQSTQRPDLRILVMSATLNMPQLTRLLNAPAVESQGRQYPIDVQYAGETDAQLLHEMTDRAIRKALQEQQGDVLVFLPGEQDIRKVEALLRRGLREVAIHPLYGMLPPGKQYAAIMPDRNGKRKVVLATSIAETSLTIEGVTVVIDTGFAKTQRFDPATGLSRLETVRISKDAADQRAGRAGRLGPGTCYRLWTEALHERLAPHRTPEIQEADLAPLVLDMAAWGISDIRALTWLTPPPKAALLYAQETLHQLNALENGRITEHGRKMHALPTHPRLAHMLLAAQESDQLALATDIAALLEERDPLPREAGIDLNLRIEALRRTRQEGLHQKRFSKIDKIAASYRRMFSIEPENTAVDPYETGVLLANCYPERIAYARPGNNAQFQLANGKYASAGHRDDLAHDPWLAIAHLHAGGDGPGRIFLASPLNPKDLAPLVKQKDVVSWDPEEGELTASRDMRIGSIVLQSKPLPEPDERFLVQAICETIKREGEDWLNFSEAVKQFQNRVLCLRKWHPTEGFPDISTPTLLMTNNEWLAYHLEDVQIGQDLLDIDLLPLLQNMLTREQRVMLEELAPATLALPDGHAVELYYPDNAQAPIMEVRLQDVFDWTHNPTVDGGDEGVALHLLTPDLKPLKVVNSLHYFWQEEYRLMRGSLKARFPKVDWK; this is encoded by the coding sequence TTGCCTTTCGACCCATTTACCATAGACCTGCCCGTTCGGGAGATTATCCCTTCCGTGCGGGAGCACCTTGCCGAACAGAACACGCTGATTGTGAACGCGCCTCCGGGGGCGGGCAAGAGTACCCTGTTGCCGCTGGCCCTTTTAGACGAGGCCTGGCTGCAGGGGCAGAAAATCATCATGCTGGAACCCCGTCGGCTGGCGGCCCGCACCATTGCCGAACGGCTGGCGCAACTGCTGGGCCAGGAGGTGGGCCAGACTGTGGGCTACCGCATCAGGTTTGAGAACCGCACCTCAGAGAAGACCCGCCTGGAGGTAGTCACCGAGGGCATTCTCACCCGCATGCTCCACTCAGACAACGCCCTCAACGGTGTGGGGCTGGTCATTTTTGACGAGTTCCATGAGCGGAGCATCCACGCAGACGTGGCCATGGCCCTGGCGCGCGAAGCCCAGTCTACCCAGCGCCCAGACCTGCGCATTCTGGTCATGAGCGCCACGCTTAACATGCCCCAGCTTACCCGCCTGCTCAACGCCCCCGCCGTAGAGAGCCAGGGTCGGCAATACCCCATAGACGTGCAGTACGCCGGCGAGACCGATGCCCAACTGCTCCATGAAATGACGGACCGCGCCATCCGGAAGGCCCTGCAAGAACAGCAAGGCGATGTGCTGGTGTTTCTGCCCGGCGAGCAGGACATCAGAAAAGTAGAGGCCCTGCTCCGGAGAGGCCTGCGCGAGGTGGCCATCCACCCGCTGTACGGCATGTTGCCCCCCGGCAAGCAATACGCCGCCATTATGCCAGACCGCAACGGCAAGCGCAAAGTGGTGCTGGCCACCTCCATTGCTGAGACCAGCCTCACCATTGAAGGCGTGACCGTGGTCATTGACACCGGCTTTGCCAAAACCCAGCGCTTTGACCCCGCCACCGGCCTGAGCAGGCTAGAGACGGTGCGCATCTCCAAAGACGCCGCCGACCAACGCGCGGGTCGGGCCGGGCGTTTAGGTCCGGGCACCTGTTACCGCCTCTGGACCGAGGCCCTGCACGAACGCCTGGCCCCGCACCGTACCCCCGAGATTCAGGAAGCCGACCTGGCCCCGCTGGTGCTGGACATGGCCGCGTGGGGCATTTCAGACATCAGGGCCTTAACCTGGCTCACGCCGCCGCCCAAAGCCGCCCTGCTGTACGCTCAGGAAACCCTGCACCAGCTCAACGCCCTGGAGAACGGCCGCATCACCGAGCACGGCCGCAAGATGCACGCCCTGCCCACGCACCCGCGTCTGGCCCACATGCTCCTGGCCGCCCAGGAAAGCGACCAACTGGCCCTGGCCACCGACATTGCCGCCCTGCTGGAAGAACGTGACCCTTTACCCCGCGAAGCCGGCATTGACCTGAACCTGCGCATTGAGGCCCTGCGCCGCACCCGCCAAGAAGGACTGCACCAGAAGCGCTTCTCCAAGATTGACAAGATTGCCGCCAGTTATAGACGGATGTTTTCTATTGAACCCGAAAACACCGCAGTAGACCCGTATGAGACCGGCGTGCTGCTGGCCAACTGTTACCCAGAACGTATTGCGTACGCCAGGCCTGGGAACAACGCCCAGTTCCAGCTGGCCAACGGCAAGTACGCCTCTGCCGGCCACCGCGACGACCTGGCCCATGACCCTTGGCTCGCCATTGCCCACCTGCACGCCGGCGGCGATGGTCCGGGCCGCATTTTCCTGGCCTCGCCGCTCAACCCCAAAGACCTGGCCCCGCTGGTGAAGCAAAAGGATGTGGTCTCCTGGGACCCTGAGGAAGGCGAATTAACGGCCTCCCGCGACATGCGCATTGGCTCTATCGTGCTCCAGAGCAAACCATTGCCTGAGCCGGATGAGCGTTTCCTGGTGCAAGCCATCTGCGAGACCATCAAGCGTGAAGGCGAGGATTGGTTGAACTTCTCTGAGGCCGTGAAGCAGTTCCAGAACCGCGTGCTGTGTCTCCGGAAATGGCACCCCACCGAAGGCTTCCCTGATATTAGCACCCCTACCCTGCTCATGACCAACAACGAATGGCTGGCCTACCACCTGGAGGACGTGCAGATTGGCCAGGACCTGCTGGACATTGACCTGTTGCCGCTGTTGCAGAATATGTTGACTAGGGAGCAACGGGTGATGTTAGAAGAACTGGCTCCCGCTACCTTAGCCTTACCAGACGGCCATGCGGTGGAACTGTACTACCCAGACAACGCCCAGGCGCCCATCATGGAAGTGCGTTTGCAAGACGTGTTTGACTGGACCCACAATCCAACCGTTGATGGCGGTGACGAAGGCGTGGCTTTGCACTTGCTAACGCCAGATTTAAAGCCTCTGAAAGTGGTGAACAGCTTGCATTACTTCTGGCAGGAAGAATACCGCTTGATGCGTGGTTCTTTGAAAGCCCGCTTCCCGAAGGTGGATTGGAAGTAA
- a CDS encoding phosphoribosyltransferase-like protein: protein MKREDYNRILRLYPKQKWLVKKESELFSLLQHCDLPHQKELVFELLNEFIYVDLELLEIYLENIAEYIVNSSGFTLERTIITALAWEGDPDSSQMIIQLLRPWMTRKGWNNVAFASNVPKGMKLLNKYGYDQVILVDEFLGTGRTAEIRIEYLRQGAVRDLEIKACFVAGMKFGLCKISKLYDDVFCTLELDQAITDKYSGIEKTNAIRSMHQLETKLLNDINGKKLKDYKFGFSKTQALYSSYGNIPNSVFPIFWWPYDNESKNRNVLFIRNETGLEL from the coding sequence ATGAAGAGAGAAGACTATAATAGGATATTAAGATTGTATCCAAAGCAGAAATGGTTAGTAAAAAAAGAAAGTGAATTGTTTAGCCTTCTTCAACATTGTGATCTGCCCCATCAGAAGGAATTGGTATTTGAACTTTTGAACGAATTTATATATGTAGATTTGGAATTATTAGAAATATATTTAGAGAATATTGCTGAATATATAGTTAATTCTTCTGGATTTACCTTGGAAAGAACAATTATTACTGCATTAGCTTGGGAAGGAGATCCTGATAGTAGTCAAATGATTATTCAGTTATTAAGGCCTTGGATGACTAGGAAAGGTTGGAATAATGTGGCCTTTGCAAGTAATGTTCCTAAGGGAATGAAGTTGCTAAATAAGTATGGATATGATCAAGTAATATTAGTAGATGAATTTTTAGGTACAGGAAGGACAGCAGAAATCCGTATTGAGTATTTGAGACAAGGTGCTGTTCGTGATTTAGAAATTAAAGCATGTTTCGTTGCAGGTATGAAGTTTGGCTTATGTAAAATTTCAAAACTATATGATGATGTTTTTTGTACGCTTGAGCTAGATCAAGCTATAACTGATAAATATTCAGGAATAGAAAAAACTAATGCAATTAGGTCAATGCATCAATTAGAAACTAAACTACTTAATGATATAAATGGTAAAAAATTAAAAGATTATAAATTTGGGTTCTCAAAAACTCAAGCACTTTATTCTTCTTATGGCAATATTCCTAATTCTGTTTTTCCGATTTTTTGGTGGCCATATGATAATGAATCTAAAAATCGGAATGTTCTTTTCATTCGTAATGAGACAGGATTGGAATTATGA
- a CDS encoding protein adenylyltransferase SelO produces the protein MDRLSQKEYKNEFVQAFPGDDTGDTRPRQTPGMLYSKATPTPVNKVTLLAWSEELAQELGIEKPVAQEDIDVLGGNLVAPTMQPYAACYAGHQFGNWAGQLGDGRAITLGEWPASNGQTWELQLKGAGPTAYSRRADGRAVLRSSVREYLMSEAMHYLGVPTTRALSLVSTGDQVMRDMFYNGNPEFEPGAIVLRVAPSFLRFGSFEMPAARQEQDNLRQLVEWTLARYYPHIEGATLEEKILPWFKEIMDRTAFMINEWLRVGFVHGVMNTDNMSILGLTIDYGPYSFLDDYDPDFTPNTTDLPGRRYAFGKQANIAYWNLGCLASALATLLPDAKELVTLLETYSQVHYQKYFDMMARKLGLDQVQESDPVFITQFEETLAELQPDMTIFYQLLIDLPLEDGTEEATLAHFQESLYTPPGAREKALLHTILTAYRARLRVNTLPREESQALMRQANPRFILRNYLLHQAIENLTQGDNQLFTQLQAAMKTPYAQEHDQFFAKRPDWASQKPGSSMLSCSS, from the coding sequence ATGGACAGATTATCTCAGAAAGAATATAAAAACGAATTTGTGCAGGCTTTCCCCGGCGATGACACCGGCGACACCCGTCCGCGCCAGACGCCGGGCATGCTCTACAGCAAAGCCACGCCCACACCCGTGAACAAGGTAACGCTACTGGCCTGGTCAGAGGAGCTGGCGCAGGAGTTGGGCATAGAAAAGCCCGTGGCCCAGGAGGATATAGACGTGCTGGGCGGAAATTTAGTGGCACCCACCATGCAACCCTACGCGGCCTGTTACGCGGGCCATCAGTTTGGCAATTGGGCGGGTCAGTTAGGCGATGGCCGGGCCATCACGCTGGGCGAATGGCCCGCATCCAACGGCCAAACCTGGGAATTGCAGCTGAAGGGCGCCGGCCCCACTGCCTACTCCAGACGCGCCGACGGCCGGGCCGTGTTGCGTTCCTCTGTGCGGGAATACCTCATGAGCGAAGCCATGCACTACCTGGGCGTGCCCACCACACGGGCTCTGAGCCTGGTTTCAACCGGCGACCAGGTCATGCGGGATATGTTCTACAACGGCAACCCCGAGTTTGAGCCCGGCGCCATTGTCTTGCGCGTGGCGCCTAGCTTTCTGCGCTTCGGGAGTTTTGAGATGCCTGCCGCCCGCCAGGAGCAGGACAACCTGCGCCAGTTGGTGGAGTGGACCCTGGCGCGGTATTACCCGCACATAGAAGGTGCCACCCTGGAAGAAAAGATACTGCCTTGGTTTAAAGAAATCATGGACCGCACGGCCTTTATGATCAACGAGTGGCTGCGTGTGGGCTTTGTGCATGGCGTCATGAACACAGATAACATGTCTATTCTGGGACTCACTATTGACTATGGTCCGTACTCGTTCCTAGATGACTATGACCCCGATTTCACGCCCAATACCACTGACTTGCCAGGCCGGCGCTATGCCTTCGGGAAGCAGGCCAACATTGCCTACTGGAACCTTGGCTGCCTGGCCAGCGCCCTGGCTACCTTATTGCCAGATGCCAAGGAGCTTGTGACTCTTTTAGAGACCTACAGCCAGGTGCATTACCAGAAATACTTTGACATGATGGCCAGAAAACTAGGTTTGGACCAAGTGCAAGAGTCTGACCCGGTGTTTATTACGCAGTTTGAGGAAACGCTTGCTGAGCTTCAGCCTGACATGACCATCTTCTACCAACTGCTCATTGACCTGCCCCTGGAGGATGGAACGGAGGAGGCTACCCTGGCTCATTTCCAGGAAAGTTTGTACACCCCGCCTGGTGCCCGTGAAAAGGCGCTGCTACACACCATTTTGACTGCTTATCGCGCCCGTTTACGGGTCAATACCCTCCCTCGGGAAGAATCTCAGGCCCTGATGCGGCAGGCCAACCCTAGGTTTATCTTACGCAATTACCTGTTGCACCAAGCCATAGAAAACCTCACGCAAGGAGACAACCAGTTGTTTACCCAATTGCAAGCCGCCATGAAAACTCCGTATGCCCAGGAGCATGACCAGTTCTTTGCCAAGCGCCCTGACTGGGCGAGTCAGAAGCCGGGTAGTTCTATGTTGTCTTGTAGTTCTTGA